The following are encoded together in the Bradyrhizobium genosp. L genome:
- a CDS encoding DUF2336 domain-containing protein has protein sequence MTTAPALIPELDDIVRRGDPRRRAEAARRVSELFLQGAANFRADHVDLFDGVLTSLVPHAELAARVDLAERLAPLANAPRRLVGQLAREDDLAIAGPLLRQSLVIPEPVLIEIANAKGQGHLLAMAERPKLSTALTDVIVHRGDRDVIRCAAGNAGAAFSDDGFAALIRRAGQDGVLTLRIGRREDLPPEHLKNLLAGSIDVVRRRLLTMAKPERQAAISDAMHEITGATQHVENRRDFALAQRTVMALHRAGQLTEGALLNFAKAFKYEEAVAALALMTGVKIASLDRLIDGDRYDPILIAGKTIGLEWPTVRTLILMRIGPNRSVSPADIEGARVNFTRLMPSTAQRVVDFWKSR, from the coding sequence ATGACGACAGCCCCCGCGCTGATTCCGGAACTCGATGACATCGTTCGCCGCGGCGACCCCAGGCGGCGCGCGGAGGCGGCGCGGCGCGTCAGCGAGCTGTTCCTGCAGGGCGCGGCGAACTTCCGCGCCGATCACGTCGATCTGTTCGACGGTGTGCTGACCAGCCTGGTTCCGCATGCCGAGCTGGCCGCGCGCGTCGATCTCGCCGAGCGGCTCGCGCCGCTCGCCAATGCGCCGCGCCGTCTCGTGGGCCAGCTTGCGCGCGAGGACGATCTCGCGATCGCCGGCCCGCTGCTGCGGCAATCCCTTGTCATCCCCGAGCCGGTGCTGATCGAGATCGCCAATGCCAAGGGGCAGGGTCATCTGCTCGCGATGGCCGAGCGACCGAAGCTCTCGACGGCGCTGACCGATGTCATCGTCCACCGCGGCGATCGCGATGTGATCAGATGCGCGGCCGGCAATGCGGGCGCCGCATTCTCCGACGATGGCTTTGCCGCGCTGATCCGGCGCGCCGGGCAGGACGGCGTGCTGACGCTCAGGATCGGCCGGCGCGAGGACCTTCCGCCCGAGCATCTGAAGAATCTGCTGGCGGGCTCGATCGACGTGGTGCGCCGCCGCCTGCTCACCATGGCCAAGCCCGAGCGCCAGGCCGCGATCAGCGACGCGATGCACGAAATCACCGGTGCAACCCAGCATGTCGAGAATCGTCGCGACTTTGCGCTAGCACAACGCACGGTGATGGCGTTGCATCGCGCCGGTCAATTGACCGAAGGCGCGTTACTCAACTTCGCCAAGGCATTCAAGTACGAGGAGGCCGTTGCGGCGCTCGCCCTGATGACCGGCGTCAAGATCGCAAGTCTCGACCGCCTGATCGATGGCGACCGCTACGATCCGATCCTGATCGCGGGCAAGACGATCGGTCTGGAATGGCCGACGGTGCGCACGCTGATCCTGATGCGGATCGGGCCGAACCGGAGCGTCTCTCCCGCCGATATCGAAGGTGCGCGGGTCAATTTCACCCGCCTGATGCCGTCGACCGCACAGCGCGTCGTGGACTTCTGGAAGTCGCGGTAG
- a CDS encoding M20 family metallopeptidase yields MANNRFEAAAILDGIRRWVEIESPTERPDQVNRLADLVVSDYRDLPATVERVAGRDGCGDHLVVRSSWGQQAPGILVLSHLDTVHPMGFIERLPFKVEGDSAFGPGIYDMKGGAYLAYHAFRQICADDARTPLGITHLYVSDEEIGSPTSRALIEAEGRKAKYVLVTEPARDGGKIVTGRKGVARFDVAIKGVPAHSGTRPEDGRSAINELGNVIQTLAAMNDLKRGISVNVGVVKGGTKPNVIAEEATAEVDLRVPTLADADEFVAKILGLRSRTEGVTVKVTGELNRPPYEKSNAGAALFEHAKELAAELGFDLVDVFTGGGSDGNFTAPHTATLDGLGVDGKGAHTHYEQLYVSSLEPRARLLYRLYQTLR; encoded by the coding sequence ATGGCAAACAACCGGTTTGAAGCCGCGGCAATTCTCGACGGCATCCGCCGCTGGGTCGAGATCGAATCTCCGACCGAGCGGCCGGACCAGGTCAACAGGCTCGCCGACCTCGTCGTCTCGGATTATCGCGACCTGCCGGCGACCGTCGAGCGGGTCGCCGGTCGCGACGGCTGCGGCGATCATCTGGTGGTGCGCTCGTCATGGGGTCAGCAGGCTCCGGGCATCCTGGTGCTGAGCCATCTCGATACAGTGCATCCGATGGGGTTCATCGAACGGCTGCCATTCAAGGTCGAAGGTGATAGCGCGTTCGGCCCCGGCATCTACGACATGAAGGGCGGCGCCTATCTCGCCTATCACGCATTCCGGCAGATCTGCGCCGATGATGCGCGGACGCCGCTCGGCATCACGCATCTTTATGTGTCCGATGAGGAGATCGGCAGCCCGACCTCGCGGGCGCTGATCGAGGCGGAGGGGCGCAAGGCCAAATATGTGCTGGTGACCGAGCCCGCGCGCGACGGCGGCAAGATCGTCACCGGGCGCAAGGGCGTGGCGCGCTTCGACGTCGCCATCAAGGGCGTCCCGGCGCATTCGGGCACCCGTCCGGAGGACGGCCGCAGCGCGATCAACGAGCTCGGCAATGTGATCCAGACCCTGGCGGCGATGAACGACCTCAAGCGCGGCATCAGCGTCAATGTCGGCGTCGTGAAAGGCGGCACCAAGCCCAACGTGATCGCGGAGGAAGCCACCGCCGAGGTGGATCTGCGCGTGCCGACCCTGGCCGACGCCGACGAATTTGTCGCGAAGATCCTCGGACTGAGGTCGCGCACCGAGGGCGTCACCGTCAAAGTCACGGGCGAGCTGAACCGTCCGCCCTACGAGAAGAGCAACGCCGGCGCGGCGCTGTTCGAGCACGCGAAGGAGCTTGCCGCCGAGCTCGGCTTCGATCTCGTCGACGTCTTCACCGGCGGCGGCTCCGACGGCAATTTCACCGCGCCGCACACCGCAACCCTCGACGGCCTCGGTGTCGACGGCAAGGGCGCGCATACCCACTACGAGCAGCTCTATGTCTCGTCGCTCGAGCCGCGCGCGCGGCTGCTGTACCGGCTGTACCAGACGCTGCGATGA
- a CDS encoding tRNA (guanine(46)-N(7))-methyltransferase TrmB — protein MTPAPRDTGDREQPDDGAPAHAGGSFFGRRKGHKLRSHQADLIDNLLPHLAVDIAASAPARLSELFDDGIAEVRLEIGFGGGEHLIAEAQAFPNTGFIGCEPYVNGMAKILTRIEANNIGNVRLFAGDAAELLAWAPARALARIDLIHPDPWPKRRHWKRRFVQDATVAAMARILKAGGEFRFVSDIDDYCAWTLAHLMRSPDFAWLAERAGDWQLPWPDYTMTRYGAKAEREGRKAAYLRFRRTV, from the coding sequence ATGACACCGGCACCGCGCGACACCGGCGATCGGGAGCAACCGGACGATGGCGCGCCGGCACATGCCGGCGGCTCGTTCTTCGGACGGCGCAAGGGCCACAAGCTGCGATCGCATCAGGCCGACCTGATCGACAATCTGCTGCCGCATCTGGCGGTCGACATCGCGGCGAGCGCGCCTGCGCGCCTGAGCGAATTGTTCGACGACGGCATCGCGGAGGTCAGGCTCGAGATCGGTTTCGGCGGCGGCGAGCACCTGATCGCGGAAGCGCAGGCGTTTCCGAACACCGGCTTCATCGGCTGCGAGCCCTACGTCAACGGCATGGCCAAGATCCTGACCCGGATCGAGGCCAACAATATCGGCAATGTCAGGCTGTTCGCCGGCGACGCCGCCGAGCTTTTGGCCTGGGCGCCGGCACGCGCATTGGCGCGCATCGACTTGATCCATCCCGATCCCTGGCCGAAGCGGCGGCACTGGAAGCGGCGCTTCGTGCAGGATGCGACGGTCGCCGCGATGGCGCGGATTCTGAAGGCTGGCGGCGAGTTTCGCTTCGTCAGCGACATCGACGACTACTGCGCCTGGACGCTCGCGCATCTGATGCGTTCGCCGGATTTCGCCTGGCTCGCCGAGCGCGCCGGCGATTGGCAGCTTCCGTGGCCCGACTACACGATGACGCGCTATGGCGCCAAGGCCGAGCGTGAAGGGCGGAAGGCGGCGTATCTGCGATTTCGGCGAACCGTCTAG
- the nusA gene encoding transcription termination factor NusA: MAVSANKLELLQIADAVAREKSIDRSIVIAAMEDAIAKAARARYGSETDVHAEIDAKKGELRLTRHMLVVEIVENASNQISLVDAQRANPGAQVGDTIADTLPPLEYGRIAAQSAKQVIVQKVREAERDRQYQEFKDRIGDIVNGIVKRVEYGSVIVDLGRGEAIVRRDEMLPREVFRNGDRVRAYIFDVRRETRGPQIFLSRTHPQFMAKLFAQEVPEIYDGIVEIKAVARDPGSRAKIGVISRDSSVDPVGACVGMRGSRVQAVVNELQGEKIDIIPWSPDIATFVVNALAPAEVAKVVIDEDRERIEVVVPDTNNQLSLAIGRRGQNVRLASQLTGWDIDILTEQEESERRQADFENSTRVFMEALNVDEVVGQLLASEGFTSVEELAMVDVKELAGIEGFDEETATELQTRAREYLEQLEAELEAKRKELGVEDDMKTVPGVTGKMMVKLGENDVKTVEDLAGCATDDLVGWTERKEGGEPTKHAGFLDGIEISRDEAEGVIMQARLKAGWITEADLAKPAEEETEAAEEPAA; this comes from the coding sequence ATGGCAGTCAGCGCCAACAAACTCGAACTGCTGCAGATCGCAGACGCAGTTGCGCGCGAAAAGTCGATCGACCGCTCCATCGTGATCGCGGCGATGGAAGACGCCATCGCCAAGGCGGCGCGCGCCCGCTACGGCAGCGAGACCGACGTCCATGCCGAGATCGACGCCAAGAAGGGTGAGCTCCGCCTGACCCGCCACATGCTGGTGGTCGAAATCGTCGAGAACGCCTCGAACCAGATTTCGCTGGTCGATGCGCAGCGCGCCAATCCGGGCGCCCAGGTCGGCGACACCATCGCCGACACGCTGCCGCCGCTGGAATATGGCCGCATCGCCGCGCAGTCCGCCAAGCAGGTGATCGTGCAGAAGGTGCGCGAGGCCGAGCGCGACCGCCAGTACCAGGAATTCAAGGACCGCATTGGCGACATCGTCAACGGCATCGTCAAGCGCGTCGAATATGGCAGCGTGATCGTCGATCTCGGCCGCGGCGAAGCCATCGTGCGCCGCGACGAGATGCTGCCGCGCGAGGTGTTCCGCAACGGCGACCGCGTCCGCGCTTATATCTTCGACGTCCGGCGCGAGACCCGCGGCCCCCAGATCTTCCTTTCGCGCACCCATCCGCAGTTCATGGCGAAGCTGTTCGCGCAGGAAGTGCCGGAGATCTACGACGGCATCGTCGAGATCAAGGCGGTCGCCCGCGATCCCGGCTCGCGCGCCAAGATCGGCGTGATCTCGCGCGATTCCTCGGTCGACCCGGTCGGCGCCTGCGTCGGCATGCGCGGCTCGCGCGTGCAGGCCGTGGTCAACGAGCTGCAGGGCGAGAAGATCGACATCATCCCGTGGTCGCCCGACATCGCGACCTTCGTCGTCAACGCGCTGGCGCCGGCTGAAGTCGCCAAGGTCGTGATCGACGAAGACCGCGAGCGCATCGAGGTCGTGGTGCCCGACACCAACAATCAGCTGTCGCTGGCGATCGGCCGCCGCGGCCAGAACGTGCGCCTCGCCTCGCAGCTCACCGGCTGGGATATCGACATCCTGACCGAGCAGGAAGAGTCGGAGCGCCGTCAGGCCGACTTCGAGAATTCCACCCGCGTGTTCATGGAAGCGCTCAATGTCGACGAGGTCGTCGGCCAATTGCTCGCCTCCGAGGGCTTCACCTCGGTCGAGGAGCTCGCGATGGTCGACGTCAAGGAGCTTGCCGGCATCGAAGGCTTCGACGAGGAGACCGCGACCGAGCTGCAGACCCGCGCCCGCGAATATCTCGAGCAGCTCGAGGCGGAACTCGAGGCGAAGCGCAAGGAGCTCGGCGTCGAGGACGACATGAAGACCGTGCCCGGCGTGACCGGCAAGATGATGGTGAAGCTCGGCGAGAACGACGTGAAGACGGTCGAGGACCTCGCCGGCTGCGCCACCGACGATCTGGTCGGCTGGACCGAGCGCAAGGAGGGCGGCGAGCCGACCAAGCATGCCGGGTTCCTCGATGGCATCGAGATCTCGCGCGACGAGGCCGAGGGCGTGATCATGCAGGCCCGCCTCAAGGCCGGTTGGATCACGGAGGCCGACCTCGCCAAGCCGGCCGAGGAAGAGACCGAGGCCGCCGAAGAACCTGCGGCGTAA
- the rimP gene encoding ribosome maturation factor RimP, translated as MTEPTATSVDTDLLSEPRLVVEPGVAARVAAVAVPVLQGMGYRLVRIKVSGDAGCTVQIMAERPDGSMQLEDCEAISRALSPVLDVADPIERAYRLEISSPGIDRPLVRRSDFERYTGHLVKIEMAVAHQGRKRFRGTLAGVEDPAVRLKRDDPRADEDAEVLLVMEDISDARLVLTDELIEESMRRGKAAERDLRRELGLAPPQPAHARKSDPAKSQKPKPKPGDKPAPTNTKKHRLAAERARRGEIDPFEGD; from the coding sequence ATGACCGAACCGACCGCCACGTCCGTGGACACCGACCTGCTTTCCGAGCCGCGCCTCGTCGTCGAGCCCGGGGTCGCGGCGCGCGTCGCCGCGGTCGCCGTCCCGGTGCTGCAAGGCATGGGCTATCGGCTGGTGCGCATCAAGGTCTCGGGCGATGCCGGCTGCACGGTGCAGATCATGGCGGAGCGGCCCGACGGCTCGATGCAGCTCGAGGATTGCGAGGCGATCTCGCGCGCGCTGTCGCCGGTGCTCGATGTCGCCGATCCGATCGAGCGCGCCTACCGGCTGGAGATCTCGTCGCCCGGCATCGACCGCCCGCTGGTGCGCCGCTCCGATTTCGAGCGCTACACCGGCCACCTCGTGAAGATCGAGATGGCGGTCGCGCATCAGGGCCGCAAACGCTTCCGCGGTACGCTCGCCGGCGTCGAGGATCCTGCGGTACGCCTCAAGCGCGACGACCCGCGCGCGGACGAGGATGCCGAGGTTCTCCTGGTCATGGAGGACATTTCGGACGCGCGGCTGGTGCTGACCGACGAGCTGATCGAGGAATCGATGCGCCGCGGCAAGGCCGCCGAGCGCGATCTGCGCCGCGAGCTCGGGCTCGCGCCGCCGCAGCCGGCACACGCCAGGAAGAGCGACCCCGCCAAGAGCCAGAAACCGAAGCCGAAGCCCGGCGACAAGCCGGCTCCGACCAACACGAAGAAGCATCGCCTCGCCGCCGAACGCGCGCGCCGCGGCGAGATCGATCCATTCGAAGGAGACTAA
- a CDS encoding RNA-binding protein — MLASADPDLDDGPRTQKSATTRMCAVSREVRPIDELIRFVVAPTGEVVPDLKRKLPGRGLWVSASRRSVAEAVRRHQFSKGFKRDVRVAPTLPTDTETLLVRSVTEALAMAAKAGQVVAGFGKVEDALNRSETAALIHASDGAPDGIRKLDAILRQRDEKRGESRVIAVVNVLTSEELDLALGRSNVIHAALLAGPASKTFLSRCQMLVRYRMADDDKTADAARNSRA; from the coding sequence ATGCTCGCATCAGCTGACCCCGATCTCGACGATGGGCCGCGGACACAGAAGTCCGCGACCACGCGGATGTGCGCGGTCAGCCGCGAGGTCCGTCCGATCGACGAACTGATCCGTTTCGTCGTCGCCCCCACCGGCGAGGTCGTTCCGGACCTCAAGCGCAAGCTGCCGGGCCGCGGATTATGGGTTTCCGCATCGCGGCGAAGCGTTGCGGAAGCGGTCCGTCGTCACCAATTCAGCAAGGGATTCAAGCGCGATGTCCGCGTCGCGCCGACCCTTCCCACCGACACCGAGACCCTTCTGGTGCGCAGCGTCACCGAGGCCCTGGCGATGGCCGCCAAGGCCGGACAGGTGGTCGCGGGCTTCGGCAAGGTCGAGGACGCACTCAACCGGAGCGAAACCGCAGCCCTGATCCACGCTTCCGACGGCGCACCCGACGGAATCCGCAAATTGGACGCGATCCTGCGGCAAAGAGACGAAAAACGTGGTGAATCGCGGGTAATCGCCGTCGTCAATGTTTTGACCTCGGAAGAATTGGATTTGGCACTTGGGCGGTCAAATGTGATACATGCTGCGCTGCTCGCGGGCCCGGCGAGCAAGACGTTCCTGTCGCGCTGCCAGATGCTGGTCCGATACCGGATGGCCGACGACGACAAGACCGCCGACGCGGCCAGAAATTCCAGAGCCTGA
- a CDS encoding helix-turn-helix domain-containing protein gives MSTKAPNPVDKYVGSRVRMRRIMLGMSQEKLGEALGLTFQQVQKYEKGTNRVGASRLQQISEILQVPVSFLFDGGPSGVKTADGFGEGASPAYVSDFLATAEGLALTRAFTRINDAKLRRSIVELVEQIAAREASDQV, from the coding sequence ATGTCGACCAAAGCGCCCAACCCTGTTGACAAATATGTCGGCAGCCGCGTCCGCATGCGACGCATCATGCTGGGCATGAGTCAGGAGAAGCTGGGAGAAGCGCTGGGATTGACATTCCAGCAGGTGCAAAAATACGAAAAGGGCACCAACCGCGTCGGCGCCAGCCGGCTGCAGCAGATCTCCGAGATCCTGCAGGTGCCGGTCTCCTTCCTGTTCGACGGCGGCCCGAGCGGCGTCAAGACCGCGGACGGTTTTGGCGAGGGCGCGTCGCCGGCCTACGTCTCCGATTTCCTGGCAACCGCCGAGGGCCTGGCGCTGACCCGCGCCTTCACCCGCATCAACGACGCCAAGCTCCGCCGCAGCATCGTCGAGCTGGTCGAGCAGATCGCCGCACGGGAAGCCTCCGACCAGGTCTGA